In Cotesia glomerata isolate CgM1 linkage group LG1, MPM_Cglom_v2.3, whole genome shotgun sequence, one genomic interval encodes:
- the LOC123275255 gene encoding enhancer of split mbeta protein-like, with product MSPHTTAYAVAGGMEYEEPVSRTYQYRKVMKPMLERKRRARINRCLDELKDLMVNALQAEGENVAKLEKADILELTVRHLHSLRAAKRLTLTPENTYADKFREGFTQCAQEVSTFLQTTVTSVHPVAGAQLIRHLGGCLRRLEGPVNPNAVHQQSTPVVQQQQHQHNHQQQLPPAIIPANTTTDITKVPQNVYTPPQSPMSVASSSGDSSESTSVWRPW from the coding sequence ATGTCTCCACACACTACCGCTTATGCAGTTGCTGGTGGCATGGAGTACGAAGAGCCGGTGTCCAGGACTTACCAGTACCGGAAAGTAATGAAGCCAATGTTGGAGCGCAAACGTCGGGCCAGGATCAACCGCTGCCTGGACGAGCTCAAGGACCTGATGGTGAACGCGCTCCAAGCTGAGGGTGAGAACGTCGCAAAACTCGAAAAGGCCGACATCCTCGAGCTGACAGTTCGCCACCTTCACTCGCTGAGAGCCGCCAAAAGATTGACTCTCACTCCTGAAAATACCTACGCAGACAAGTTTCGCGAAGGATTCACCCAGTGCGCTCAAGAAGTTTCTACTTTTTTGCAAACAACAGTGACCAGTGTTCACCCAGTGGCCGGTGCTCAGCTCATTCGCCATCTCGGTGGCTGCCTCCGTCGGCTGGAAGGACCTGTCAACCCCAACGCCGTTCACCAACAATCCACTCCAGTGGTTCAACAGCAGCAGCATCAACACAATCACCAACAGCAGCTTCCTCCTGCAATTATTCCTGCAAATACTACGACTGACATCACCAAGGTACCACAGAACGTCTACACCCCGCCTCAAAGTCCAATGAGCGTCGCGAGCTCCTCAGGTGACTCCAGTGAATCAACATCTGTCTGGCGTCCATggtga